The nucleotide window CTTTTCATAACAACAGACATAGAGAGATATTGTCATGCGCCACCAGAAATCCGGTCGCAAGCTCAACCGCACGAGCAGCCATCGCGAAGCCATGTTCCGCAATATGGCCTCGTCGCTGATCAAGCACGAGCTGATCCGCACCACCTTGCCGAAGGCGAAGGAACTCCGTCGCGTCGCCGAGCCGCTCATCACCTTGGCCAAGACCGATGGCGTTGCCAATCGTCGTCTCGCTTTCTCGCGCCTGCGCGACAAGCAGGCCGTTGGTAAGCTGTTCGTCGAGCTGGGCCCGCGTTACCGCGAACGTCCCGGCGGCTACCTGCGCATCCTGAAGTGCGGCTTCCGCCCGGGTGACAACGCCCCGATGGCCTACGTGGAGCTGGTTGACCGTCCGCGTGCCGTCGAAGCTGTCGACGCCGAGTAAGCAAGGCTTTCTTCTTTGAAGAACACGAACCCCGGTGAGGCAACTCACCGGGGTTTTTGTTTGCGTCGCATTTGGCGGACGGCGGCGCGATGAGGGTTGCATGGGCCGCGAATGAGGGGATCGGCAATCAGGCGTGCGCTCGACGGTCCGGCGCATGTGCCTCCAGGTCCCTCGGTCGCGACCCTGAAGCGCCCTGGCCATTCGAGGTGCAACGCCTGGGTGGAAGGAACTTACCCCCATGCG belongs to Dyella terrae and includes:
- the rplQ gene encoding 50S ribosomal protein L17; translated protein: MRHQKSGRKLNRTSSHREAMFRNMASSLIKHELIRTTLPKAKELRRVAEPLITLAKTDGVANRRLAFSRLRDKQAVGKLFVELGPRYRERPGGYLRILKCGFRPGDNAPMAYVELVDRPRAVEAVDAE